From Deferrisoma camini S3R1, the proteins below share one genomic window:
- a CDS encoding metallophosphoesterase: MRLFVFLTIALSVYTAMHAVVYWAVRPIWAGAPRAGAAVIAWMAAMVAAPVAVRLLDRAGLEAVARPLAWAAYTWLGLVFLAFWPAAALGVGQMLASGLGALLPTEPLRLRTPAVAWAVLAGVVALGGYGAWEATRLRVERVRIASAKLSRPVRIVQVSDLHLGLLLRSRTLARVLRTVEALGPDLLVATGDLVDAQIDHLDDLSRSWASFTPPLGKLAVVGNHEVYAGLGQSLAFLEKGGFRVLRNEAVAVGSDLVVVGVDDEHAPGPRPDPERLFARTPAGRFVLLLKHRPTVVPGAGGRLDLQLSGHTHLGQIFPFRLLTKMAYPMQRGLYALPEGGRLYASRGTGTWGPPMRVLAPPEVTLIELVPEKQE; this comes from the coding sequence ATGCGTCTGTTCGTGTTCCTGACCATCGCCCTGTCCGTGTACACGGCGATGCACGCGGTCGTGTACTGGGCCGTGCGGCCGATCTGGGCGGGGGCGCCCCGGGCCGGCGCCGCGGTGATCGCCTGGATGGCCGCCATGGTCGCGGCGCCGGTGGCCGTGCGGCTCCTGGACCGGGCGGGCCTGGAGGCCGTGGCCCGGCCCCTGGCCTGGGCCGCCTACACCTGGCTCGGGCTGGTGTTCCTCGCCTTCTGGCCGGCGGCGGCGCTGGGGGTGGGGCAGATGCTGGCCTCCGGCCTCGGCGCCCTCCTGCCCACCGAGCCCCTGCGGCTTCGGACCCCGGCCGTGGCCTGGGCCGTCCTGGCCGGGGTGGTCGCCCTGGGGGGGTACGGCGCGTGGGAGGCCACCCGCCTCCGGGTGGAGCGGGTCCGGATCGCATCGGCCAAGCTCTCCCGCCCCGTACGCATCGTTCAGGTGTCGGACCTCCACCTGGGGCTCCTGCTGCGGAGCCGGACCCTGGCCCGGGTGCTCCGGACGGTGGAGGCCCTCGGGCCCGACCTTCTGGTGGCCACGGGCGACCTGGTGGACGCCCAGATCGACCACCTGGACGATCTGAGCCGCTCGTGGGCCTCGTTCACCCCGCCCCTGGGCAAGCTCGCCGTGGTGGGCAACCACGAGGTGTACGCGGGGCTGGGCCAGAGCCTCGCGTTCCTGGAGAAGGGCGGCTTCCGGGTGCTTCGCAACGAGGCCGTGGCGGTGGGGTCCGACCTCGTCGTGGTGGGCGTGGACGACGAGCACGCCCCGGGTCCCCGGCCCGACCCGGAGCGGCTGTTCGCCCGGACCCCCGCGGGAAGGTTCGTGCTCCTCTTGAAGCACCGGCCCACGGTGGTTCCCGGTGCCGGGGGGCGGCTCGACCTTCAGCTCTCGGGCCACACCCACCTGGGCCAGATCTTTCCGTTCCGCCTGCTCACGAAAATGGCGTACCCTATGCAGCGCGGCCTGTACGCCCTGCCGGAGGGAGGCCGCCTGTACGCGAGCCGGGGCACCGGCACCTGGGGGCCGCCCATGCGGGTGCTCGCGCCCCCCGAGGTGACTCTGATCGAGCTCGTGCCGGAAAAGCAGGAGTAG